Proteins from one Pseudoliparis swirei isolate HS2019 ecotype Mariana Trench chromosome 22, NWPU_hadal_v1, whole genome shotgun sequence genomic window:
- the g6fl gene encoding g6f-like isoform X6, protein MEDSGLYSCLIKQQERKLKEKIILLAILTVTVLPAAPIPQLSTVRLAARVNPGYAVKITWAAPGGIYMKSKKTNTDTVTKLPLVQNKDGGTYVCMVHPWGNSSNTVFAFDVDVTVDAYSVASFTNITYETEISTATRAQTLFPLTCPGVQGDYVRLHWLPPDSKKHSEVELVYQNDSWGGLTFVTKHNKRLQLAGPPYNAEAGSFSFLLTPELKDGGLYICEVFLNDIAVSRRTTLSVLTATVKTRHSSSKLELWCLYSELSQVHSARWKYQNESRHLHVMSKTPGRIATILPLPITSDTAGNYTCSLQLNNGRTVWATHAVTLPRERVMDVEGVSVTTPSLLPSLSALLLLVPLVAAAVCVLLWRQKHISDRGTEQSMSVHSGEAENIYENPEDIRQAPSLGSVYMDLKPRGEDDVYKELERC, encoded by the exons ATGGAGGACAGCGGTCTCTACTCGTGCTTGATAAAGCAACAAGAGAGGAAGTTGAAGGAGAAGATTATCCTCTTAGCCATTCTTACAG TCACCGTTCTCCCCGCTGCACCCATCCCTCAGCTGAGCACCGTGCGGCTGGCTGCCAGAGTTAATCCTGGCTATGCCGTCAAGATAACCTGGGCAGCACCTGGCGGCATTTACATGAAGagcaagaaaacaaacacagacacagtgaCCAAACTGCCACTGGTCCAGAACAAGGACGGAGGGACCTATGTGTGCATGGTGCACCCGTGGGGTAACAGCAGCAACACTGTGTTCGCCTTCGATGTGGACGTGACGGTTGATG CTTACAGTGTGGCCTCATTCACCAATATAACAtatg AGACGGAGATCTCCACCGCCACTCGGGCTCAGACATTGTTTCCATTGACCTGCCCTGGTGTCCAAGGGGACTACGTCCGGCTTCACTGGCTACCTCCAGACAGCAAGAAGCACAGTGAGGTAGAACTGGTGTACCAAAATGACAGCTGGGGGGGTTTAACCTTTGTCACCAAACACAACAAGAGACTCCAGCTCGCTGGCCCCCCCTACAACGCGGAGGCCGGGAGCTTCTCCTTTCTGCTCACCCCTGAGTTAAAAGATGGCGGCCTCTACATCTGCGAAGTGTTCCTCAATGACATCGCCGTCAGCCGCAGGACCACGCTCAGCGTGCTGACAG CAACAGTTAAAACACGCCATTCCTCCTCAAAGCTGGAATTGTGGTGCCTGTACTCGGAGCTGTCCCAGGTCCATAGTGCCCGTTGGAAATACCAGAATGAGAGTCGTCATCTGCACGTGATGAGCAAAACCCCTGGCAGGATCGCCACCATTTTGCCCTTACCCATCACCTCAGACACAGCCGGGAACTACACCTGCTCCCTACAGCTGAATAATGGGCGGACTGTCTGGGCAACGCATGCTGTCACACTGCCCCGTGAACGTGTGATGGATG TCGAGGGTGTCAGCGTGACCACCCCCTCCctgctcccttctctctctgcttTATTACTCCTGGTGCCCCTGGTTGCTgcagctgtctgtgtgttgCTATGGAGACAGAAACACATTTCTGATCGCG GTACTGAGCAGTCTATGTCTGTGCACTCAGGTGAGGCAGAGAACATCTATGAGAATCCTGAGGATATCAGACAG GCTCCTTCCCTGGGCTCAGTCTACATG GATTTGAAGCCAAGAGGAGAAGATGATGTCTATAAGGAACTGGAGCG ATGCTAA
- the g6fl gene encoding g6f-like isoform X4: protein MAAISKHQAATANIHLPPAAGPTLASPLAHPTAHRSQDLCSCSSRRRCSHHKWALSSGRMEDSGLYSCLIKQQERKLKEKIILLAILTVTVLPAAPIPQLSTVRLAARVNPGYAVKITWAAPGGIYMKSKKTNTDTVTKLPLVQNKDGGTYVCMVHPWGNSSNTVFAFDVDVTVDAYSVASFTNITYETEISTATRAQTLFPLTCPGVQGDYVRLHWLPPDSKKHSEVELVYQNDSWGGLTFVTKHNKRLQLAGPPYNAEAGSFSFLLTPELKDGGLYICEVFLNDIAVSRRTTLSVLTATVKTRHSSSKLELWCLYSELSQVHSARWKYQNESRHLHVMSKTPGRIATILPLPITSDTAGNYTCSLQLNNGRTVWATHAVTLPRERVMDVEGVSVTTPSLLPSLSALLLLVPLVAAAVCVLLWRQKHISDRGTEQSMSVHSGEAENIYENPEDIRQAPSLGSVYMDLKPRGEDDVYKELERC, encoded by the exons ATGGCGGCAATTAGCAAACACCAGGCAG CTACTGCCAACATACATTTACCTCCAGCAGCAGGGCCGACACTCGCCTCCCCCCTTGCTCATCCCACTGCACACCGGTCACAGGATCTCTGCAGCTGTTCCTCCCGTCGTCGCTGCTCCCATCACAAGTGGGCTTTGTCATCTGGCAG AATGGAGGACAGCGGTCTCTACTCGTGCTTGATAAAGCAACAAGAGAGGAAGTTGAAGGAGAAGATTATCCTCTTAGCCATTCTTACAG TCACCGTTCTCCCCGCTGCACCCATCCCTCAGCTGAGCACCGTGCGGCTGGCTGCCAGAGTTAATCCTGGCTATGCCGTCAAGATAACCTGGGCAGCACCTGGCGGCATTTACATGAAGagcaagaaaacaaacacagacacagtgaCCAAACTGCCACTGGTCCAGAACAAGGACGGAGGGACCTATGTGTGCATGGTGCACCCGTGGGGTAACAGCAGCAACACTGTGTTCGCCTTCGATGTGGACGTGACGGTTGATG CTTACAGTGTGGCCTCATTCACCAATATAACAtatg AGACGGAGATCTCCACCGCCACTCGGGCTCAGACATTGTTTCCATTGACCTGCCCTGGTGTCCAAGGGGACTACGTCCGGCTTCACTGGCTACCTCCAGACAGCAAGAAGCACAGTGAGGTAGAACTGGTGTACCAAAATGACAGCTGGGGGGGTTTAACCTTTGTCACCAAACACAACAAGAGACTCCAGCTCGCTGGCCCCCCCTACAACGCGGAGGCCGGGAGCTTCTCCTTTCTGCTCACCCCTGAGTTAAAAGATGGCGGCCTCTACATCTGCGAAGTGTTCCTCAATGACATCGCCGTCAGCCGCAGGACCACGCTCAGCGTGCTGACAG CAACAGTTAAAACACGCCATTCCTCCTCAAAGCTGGAATTGTGGTGCCTGTACTCGGAGCTGTCCCAGGTCCATAGTGCCCGTTGGAAATACCAGAATGAGAGTCGTCATCTGCACGTGATGAGCAAAACCCCTGGCAGGATCGCCACCATTTTGCCCTTACCCATCACCTCAGACACAGCCGGGAACTACACCTGCTCCCTACAGCTGAATAATGGGCGGACTGTCTGGGCAACGCATGCTGTCACACTGCCCCGTGAACGTGTGATGGATG TCGAGGGTGTCAGCGTGACCACCCCCTCCctgctcccttctctctctgcttTATTACTCCTGGTGCCCCTGGTTGCTgcagctgtctgtgtgttgCTATGGAGACAGAAACACATTTCTGATCGCG GTACTGAGCAGTCTATGTCTGTGCACTCAGGTGAGGCAGAGAACATCTATGAGAATCCTGAGGATATCAGACAG GCTCCTTCCCTGGGCTCAGTCTACATG GATTTGAAGCCAAGAGGAGAAGATGATGTCTATAAGGAACTGGAGCG ATGCTAA
- the g6fl gene encoding g6f-like isoform X3 has product MAAISKHQADWEDVMVAREGMPTTLVCTDTIVRGAVAINWMVKSLDEWKLVLSASESKKFSGGASKASTRLTDPNFQDTGVFSLFLVPRMEDSGLYSCLIKQQERKLKEKIILLAILTVTVLPAAPIPQLSTVRLAARVNPGYAVKITWAAPGGIYMKSKKTNTDTVTKLPLVQNKDGGTYVCMVHPWGNSSNTVFAFDVDVTVDAYSVASFTNITYETEISTATRAQTLFPLTCPGVQGDYVRLHWLPPDSKKHSEVELVYQNDSWGGLTFVTKHNKRLQLAGPPYNAEAGSFSFLLTPELKDGGLYICEVFLNDIAVSRRTTLSVLTATVKTRHSSSKLELWCLYSELSQVHSARWKYQNESRHLHVMSKTPGRIATILPLPITSDTAGNYTCSLQLNNGRTVWATHAVTLPRERVMDVEGVSVTTPSLLPSLSALLLLVPLVAAAVCVLLWRQKHISDRGTEQSMSVHSGEAENIYENPEDIRQAPSLGSVYMDLKPRGEDDVYKELERC; this is encoded by the exons ATGGCGGCAATTAGCAAACACCAGGCAG ACTGGGAAGATGTTATGGTGGCTAGGGAGGGCATGCCTACCACTTTGGTCTGCACCGATACAATAGTGAGGGGTGCCGTTGCCATCAACTGGATGGTGAAGTCACTGGATGAATGGAAACTGGTTCTCTCGGCCAGCGAAAGCAAAAAGTTCTCCGGTGGTGCCTCAAAGGCCTCCACGCGATTGACTGACCCGAACTTCCAAGATACCGGGGTTTTctccttgttccttgttccCAGAATGGAGGACAGCGGTCTCTACTCGTGCTTGATAAAGCAACAAGAGAGGAAGTTGAAGGAGAAGATTATCCTCTTAGCCATTCTTACAG TCACCGTTCTCCCCGCTGCACCCATCCCTCAGCTGAGCACCGTGCGGCTGGCTGCCAGAGTTAATCCTGGCTATGCCGTCAAGATAACCTGGGCAGCACCTGGCGGCATTTACATGAAGagcaagaaaacaaacacagacacagtgaCCAAACTGCCACTGGTCCAGAACAAGGACGGAGGGACCTATGTGTGCATGGTGCACCCGTGGGGTAACAGCAGCAACACTGTGTTCGCCTTCGATGTGGACGTGACGGTTGATG CTTACAGTGTGGCCTCATTCACCAATATAACAtatg AGACGGAGATCTCCACCGCCACTCGGGCTCAGACATTGTTTCCATTGACCTGCCCTGGTGTCCAAGGGGACTACGTCCGGCTTCACTGGCTACCTCCAGACAGCAAGAAGCACAGTGAGGTAGAACTGGTGTACCAAAATGACAGCTGGGGGGGTTTAACCTTTGTCACCAAACACAACAAGAGACTCCAGCTCGCTGGCCCCCCCTACAACGCGGAGGCCGGGAGCTTCTCCTTTCTGCTCACCCCTGAGTTAAAAGATGGCGGCCTCTACATCTGCGAAGTGTTCCTCAATGACATCGCCGTCAGCCGCAGGACCACGCTCAGCGTGCTGACAG CAACAGTTAAAACACGCCATTCCTCCTCAAAGCTGGAATTGTGGTGCCTGTACTCGGAGCTGTCCCAGGTCCATAGTGCCCGTTGGAAATACCAGAATGAGAGTCGTCATCTGCACGTGATGAGCAAAACCCCTGGCAGGATCGCCACCATTTTGCCCTTACCCATCACCTCAGACACAGCCGGGAACTACACCTGCTCCCTACAGCTGAATAATGGGCGGACTGTCTGGGCAACGCATGCTGTCACACTGCCCCGTGAACGTGTGATGGATG TCGAGGGTGTCAGCGTGACCACCCCCTCCctgctcccttctctctctgcttTATTACTCCTGGTGCCCCTGGTTGCTgcagctgtctgtgtgttgCTATGGAGACAGAAACACATTTCTGATCGCG GTACTGAGCAGTCTATGTCTGTGCACTCAGGTGAGGCAGAGAACATCTATGAGAATCCTGAGGATATCAGACAG GCTCCTTCCCTGGGCTCAGTCTACATG GATTTGAAGCCAAGAGGAGAAGATGATGTCTATAAGGAACTGGAGCG ATGCTAA
- the g6fl gene encoding g6f-like isoform X5 has protein sequence MESGFLTIILVSTFEVYSSHSGVRDWEDVMVAREGMPTTLVCTDTIVRGAVAINWMVKSLDEWKLVLSASESKKFSGGASKASTRLTDPNFQDTGVFSLFLVPRMEDSGLYSCLIKQQERKLKEKIILLAILTVTVLPAAPIPQLSTVRLAARVNPGYAVKITWAAPGGIYMKSKKTNTDTVTKLPLVQNKDGGTYVCMVHPWGNSSNTVFAFDVDVTVDAYSVASFTNITYETEISTATRAQTLFPLTCPGVQGDYVRLHWLPPDSKKHSEVELVYQNDSWGGLTFVTKHNKRLQLAGPPYNAEAGSFSFLLTPELKDGGLYICEVFLNDIAVSRRTTLSVLTVEGVSVTTPSLLPSLSALLLLVPLVAAAVCVLLWRQKHISDRGTEQSMSVHSGEAENIYENPEDIRQAPSLGSVYMDLKPRGEDDVYKELERC, from the exons ATGGAGTCTGGTTTTCTCACCATTATTCTTGTTTCTACCTTTGAGGTATATTCGTCTCACTCTGGCGTCAGAG ACTGGGAAGATGTTATGGTGGCTAGGGAGGGCATGCCTACCACTTTGGTCTGCACCGATACAATAGTGAGGGGTGCCGTTGCCATCAACTGGATGGTGAAGTCACTGGATGAATGGAAACTGGTTCTCTCGGCCAGCGAAAGCAAAAAGTTCTCCGGTGGTGCCTCAAAGGCCTCCACGCGATTGACTGACCCGAACTTCCAAGATACCGGGGTTTTctccttgttccttgttccCAGAATGGAGGACAGCGGTCTCTACTCGTGCTTGATAAAGCAACAAGAGAGGAAGTTGAAGGAGAAGATTATCCTCTTAGCCATTCTTACAG TCACCGTTCTCCCCGCTGCACCCATCCCTCAGCTGAGCACCGTGCGGCTGGCTGCCAGAGTTAATCCTGGCTATGCCGTCAAGATAACCTGGGCAGCACCTGGCGGCATTTACATGAAGagcaagaaaacaaacacagacacagtgaCCAAACTGCCACTGGTCCAGAACAAGGACGGAGGGACCTATGTGTGCATGGTGCACCCGTGGGGTAACAGCAGCAACACTGTGTTCGCCTTCGATGTGGACGTGACGGTTGATG CTTACAGTGTGGCCTCATTCACCAATATAACAtatg AGACGGAGATCTCCACCGCCACTCGGGCTCAGACATTGTTTCCATTGACCTGCCCTGGTGTCCAAGGGGACTACGTCCGGCTTCACTGGCTACCTCCAGACAGCAAGAAGCACAGTGAGGTAGAACTGGTGTACCAAAATGACAGCTGGGGGGGTTTAACCTTTGTCACCAAACACAACAAGAGACTCCAGCTCGCTGGCCCCCCCTACAACGCGGAGGCCGGGAGCTTCTCCTTTCTGCTCACCCCTGAGTTAAAAGATGGCGGCCTCTACATCTGCGAAGTGTTCCTCAATGACATCGCCGTCAGCCGCAGGACCACGCTCAGCGTGCTGACAG TCGAGGGTGTCAGCGTGACCACCCCCTCCctgctcccttctctctctgcttTATTACTCCTGGTGCCCCTGGTTGCTgcagctgtctgtgtgttgCTATGGAGACAGAAACACATTTCTGATCGCG GTACTGAGCAGTCTATGTCTGTGCACTCAGGTGAGGCAGAGAACATCTATGAGAATCCTGAGGATATCAGACAG GCTCCTTCCCTGGGCTCAGTCTACATG GATTTGAAGCCAAGAGGAGAAGATGATGTCTATAAGGAACTGGAGCG ATGCTAA
- the g6fl gene encoding g6f-like isoform X2 encodes MESGFLTIILVSTFEVYSSHSGVRDWEDVMVAREGMPTTLVCTDTIVRGAVAINWMVKSLDEWKLVLSASESKKFSGGASKASTRLTDPNFQDTGVFSLFLVPRMEDSGLYSCLIKQQERKLKEKIILLAILTVTVLPAAPIPQLSTVRLAARVNPGYAVKITWAAPGGIYMKSKKTNTDTVTKLPLVQNKDGGTYVCMVHPWGNSSNTVFAFDVDVTVDAYSVASFTNITYETEISTATRAQTLFPLTCPGVQGDYVRLHWLPPDSKKHSEVELVYQNDSWGGLTFVTKHNKRLQLAGPPYNAEAGSFSFLLTPELKDGGLYICEVFLNDIAVSRRTTLSVLTATVKTRHSSSKLELWCLYSELSQVHSARWKYQNESRHLHVMSKTPGRIATILPLPITSDTAGNYTCSLQLNNGRTVWATHAVTLPRERVMDVEGVSVTTPSLLPSLSALLLLVPLVAAAVCVLLWRQKHISDRGEAENIYENPEDIRQAPSLGSVYMDLKPRGEDDVYKELERC; translated from the exons ATGGAGTCTGGTTTTCTCACCATTATTCTTGTTTCTACCTTTGAGGTATATTCGTCTCACTCTGGCGTCAGAG ACTGGGAAGATGTTATGGTGGCTAGGGAGGGCATGCCTACCACTTTGGTCTGCACCGATACAATAGTGAGGGGTGCCGTTGCCATCAACTGGATGGTGAAGTCACTGGATGAATGGAAACTGGTTCTCTCGGCCAGCGAAAGCAAAAAGTTCTCCGGTGGTGCCTCAAAGGCCTCCACGCGATTGACTGACCCGAACTTCCAAGATACCGGGGTTTTctccttgttccttgttccCAGAATGGAGGACAGCGGTCTCTACTCGTGCTTGATAAAGCAACAAGAGAGGAAGTTGAAGGAGAAGATTATCCTCTTAGCCATTCTTACAG TCACCGTTCTCCCCGCTGCACCCATCCCTCAGCTGAGCACCGTGCGGCTGGCTGCCAGAGTTAATCCTGGCTATGCCGTCAAGATAACCTGGGCAGCACCTGGCGGCATTTACATGAAGagcaagaaaacaaacacagacacagtgaCCAAACTGCCACTGGTCCAGAACAAGGACGGAGGGACCTATGTGTGCATGGTGCACCCGTGGGGTAACAGCAGCAACACTGTGTTCGCCTTCGATGTGGACGTGACGGTTGATG CTTACAGTGTGGCCTCATTCACCAATATAACAtatg AGACGGAGATCTCCACCGCCACTCGGGCTCAGACATTGTTTCCATTGACCTGCCCTGGTGTCCAAGGGGACTACGTCCGGCTTCACTGGCTACCTCCAGACAGCAAGAAGCACAGTGAGGTAGAACTGGTGTACCAAAATGACAGCTGGGGGGGTTTAACCTTTGTCACCAAACACAACAAGAGACTCCAGCTCGCTGGCCCCCCCTACAACGCGGAGGCCGGGAGCTTCTCCTTTCTGCTCACCCCTGAGTTAAAAGATGGCGGCCTCTACATCTGCGAAGTGTTCCTCAATGACATCGCCGTCAGCCGCAGGACCACGCTCAGCGTGCTGACAG CAACAGTTAAAACACGCCATTCCTCCTCAAAGCTGGAATTGTGGTGCCTGTACTCGGAGCTGTCCCAGGTCCATAGTGCCCGTTGGAAATACCAGAATGAGAGTCGTCATCTGCACGTGATGAGCAAAACCCCTGGCAGGATCGCCACCATTTTGCCCTTACCCATCACCTCAGACACAGCCGGGAACTACACCTGCTCCCTACAGCTGAATAATGGGCGGACTGTCTGGGCAACGCATGCTGTCACACTGCCCCGTGAACGTGTGATGGATG TCGAGGGTGTCAGCGTGACCACCCCCTCCctgctcccttctctctctgcttTATTACTCCTGGTGCCCCTGGTTGCTgcagctgtctgtgtgttgCTATGGAGACAGAAACACATTTCTGATCGCG GTGAGGCAGAGAACATCTATGAGAATCCTGAGGATATCAGACAG GCTCCTTCCCTGGGCTCAGTCTACATG GATTTGAAGCCAAGAGGAGAAGATGATGTCTATAAGGAACTGGAGCG ATGCTAA
- the g6fl gene encoding g6f-like isoform X1 — MESGFLTIILVSTFEVYSSHSGVRDWEDVMVAREGMPTTLVCTDTIVRGAVAINWMVKSLDEWKLVLSASESKKFSGGASKASTRLTDPNFQDTGVFSLFLVPRMEDSGLYSCLIKQQERKLKEKIILLAILTVTVLPAAPIPQLSTVRLAARVNPGYAVKITWAAPGGIYMKSKKTNTDTVTKLPLVQNKDGGTYVCMVHPWGNSSNTVFAFDVDVTVDAYSVASFTNITYETEISTATRAQTLFPLTCPGVQGDYVRLHWLPPDSKKHSEVELVYQNDSWGGLTFVTKHNKRLQLAGPPYNAEAGSFSFLLTPELKDGGLYICEVFLNDIAVSRRTTLSVLTATVKTRHSSSKLELWCLYSELSQVHSARWKYQNESRHLHVMSKTPGRIATILPLPITSDTAGNYTCSLQLNNGRTVWATHAVTLPRERVMDVEGVSVTTPSLLPSLSALLLLVPLVAAAVCVLLWRQKHISDRGTEQSMSVHSGEAENIYENPEDIRQAPSLGSVYMDLKPRGEDDVYKELERC; from the exons ATGGAGTCTGGTTTTCTCACCATTATTCTTGTTTCTACCTTTGAGGTATATTCGTCTCACTCTGGCGTCAGAG ACTGGGAAGATGTTATGGTGGCTAGGGAGGGCATGCCTACCACTTTGGTCTGCACCGATACAATAGTGAGGGGTGCCGTTGCCATCAACTGGATGGTGAAGTCACTGGATGAATGGAAACTGGTTCTCTCGGCCAGCGAAAGCAAAAAGTTCTCCGGTGGTGCCTCAAAGGCCTCCACGCGATTGACTGACCCGAACTTCCAAGATACCGGGGTTTTctccttgttccttgttccCAGAATGGAGGACAGCGGTCTCTACTCGTGCTTGATAAAGCAACAAGAGAGGAAGTTGAAGGAGAAGATTATCCTCTTAGCCATTCTTACAG TCACCGTTCTCCCCGCTGCACCCATCCCTCAGCTGAGCACCGTGCGGCTGGCTGCCAGAGTTAATCCTGGCTATGCCGTCAAGATAACCTGGGCAGCACCTGGCGGCATTTACATGAAGagcaagaaaacaaacacagacacagtgaCCAAACTGCCACTGGTCCAGAACAAGGACGGAGGGACCTATGTGTGCATGGTGCACCCGTGGGGTAACAGCAGCAACACTGTGTTCGCCTTCGATGTGGACGTGACGGTTGATG CTTACAGTGTGGCCTCATTCACCAATATAACAtatg AGACGGAGATCTCCACCGCCACTCGGGCTCAGACATTGTTTCCATTGACCTGCCCTGGTGTCCAAGGGGACTACGTCCGGCTTCACTGGCTACCTCCAGACAGCAAGAAGCACAGTGAGGTAGAACTGGTGTACCAAAATGACAGCTGGGGGGGTTTAACCTTTGTCACCAAACACAACAAGAGACTCCAGCTCGCTGGCCCCCCCTACAACGCGGAGGCCGGGAGCTTCTCCTTTCTGCTCACCCCTGAGTTAAAAGATGGCGGCCTCTACATCTGCGAAGTGTTCCTCAATGACATCGCCGTCAGCCGCAGGACCACGCTCAGCGTGCTGACAG CAACAGTTAAAACACGCCATTCCTCCTCAAAGCTGGAATTGTGGTGCCTGTACTCGGAGCTGTCCCAGGTCCATAGTGCCCGTTGGAAATACCAGAATGAGAGTCGTCATCTGCACGTGATGAGCAAAACCCCTGGCAGGATCGCCACCATTTTGCCCTTACCCATCACCTCAGACACAGCCGGGAACTACACCTGCTCCCTACAGCTGAATAATGGGCGGACTGTCTGGGCAACGCATGCTGTCACACTGCCCCGTGAACGTGTGATGGATG TCGAGGGTGTCAGCGTGACCACCCCCTCCctgctcccttctctctctgcttTATTACTCCTGGTGCCCCTGGTTGCTgcagctgtctgtgtgttgCTATGGAGACAGAAACACATTTCTGATCGCG GTACTGAGCAGTCTATGTCTGTGCACTCAGGTGAGGCAGAGAACATCTATGAGAATCCTGAGGATATCAGACAG GCTCCTTCCCTGGGCTCAGTCTACATG GATTTGAAGCCAAGAGGAGAAGATGATGTCTATAAGGAACTGGAGCG ATGCTAA